The segment ACAATATGATTACACAAATGCTGGCTTCAGAAGCGCCGCCGGGGGAAATCAACGCAGATCAAGTATTGGTAAAAGCTGTCTTACCAGGAAAAGCATTTGTTCTCTTGAATGGCTCTTTGATTGTCCTGCACCTTGGTGATAAAGTATGGCGTGGATATGTAACACGTGTGAATCCAGCGGAAAGCGCTGTGGAGTTCACATTGGATGAAGGTGGAGTTGTCCGAAAACTGACACAGAAAATATTGTTCGATAAACGATAGAGAACGAGGGAACTATGAGGATACGCTCTTTACTTTTTATTTTCTTGCTTGTTACCAGCGTTGCAGAATGGACGCAGGCACAATCAGAACAAGCGGTGCGCCGCGCCGCACAAGGAAAGACTGGTGTCAATCCGGATGAGTTGGTCTCGTTTAAGGCCGATATTCCATACACGAAGGCAATCCAGTCGCTCGGAGAAATGAGCAAGAAAATAGATGGAAAATTGTTAATAGACCGATCTCCCTTGCAAGGGAAAGATAAAACCATAGGCATCAATATCGAATCGATGTATTGGAAAGATGCACTGGAACTGATTCTGCGGAGCAATCAGTTGTGGTATAATGATTATCCAGAGTATATTGAAATTATTTCGATTGAGGAAATAAGCAAGCAAGCAGGTGAACAAACACAGAAGGATAATCAGTCTAAAAGTGTATCTCAAACGCTTACACCAGCTGCCCCTCCAGCGAAGGTGATTGTTGATTCCAGTGAATATTATTCAAAAGTTCGTGAAGTCTCCATTTCGAGCATTTTCTTTGATGTGAATAAAACAAAATTAGCTGAAAGCGGAGTCAGTTTCTCAATTTTTCGCGGCAGAGACCTCAACCTTCAAATGAATATTGTCGGTGCAAGTAAAGTTACAAAGCAGGCATTTTCAGCATCCGTGGATCCATCGAATCCAAACTTGGCTATTTCCGTTAACGCAGCCATCAGTATGTTCGAGAGCGAACAACTTGCTGATGTTATTGCACGGCCTCAACTCACCGTGCGGTCAGGCACAACCGAGTACATCCAAATTGGACAGAATTTTTCCGTACTGGAAAAGGATTTTTCCGGGAATACTATACAAAAGTTTTATCCCGTAGGGACAATTCTTACTGTACGACCGAAAATTTATAAAGTTGGAGATTTAGAATTTATTGATCTGCTGTATAAAGTTGAAAAGAGTACCTTCACATCCAGTACAGTCACAACAGTTATTAATAAAAATGAGGCGGCCGGCTCTTTAACGCTTCTCAACGGTGAAGAAGGATATATTGGAGGTATGTATTCCAATGATGAAACTCTCGTTCGTGAAGGAGTACCGTTGCTGAAAGATTTGCCATGGTGGGTTTTTGGATTACGCTATATCTTTGGATATGACTCCAAATCAGTGGTGAAACGGGAATTGATTATTCTTATTAAGGCAGAAATCCTCCCGTCATTAGAAGAACGAGCAGCCAAACAACCTGCAGTGAAGAATTTACTTCAGGAATCACAGCAGGAAATGGAACAAGATCTTAAGCGCAGAACGGGAAAATAACTTTTTTTGAAACAGGGATTTTTCCCTGAGGAGCTGTATATGAATTTGCGTAGCTATTTGTTTTTATGTGGATTGACTTTTTTATTGCTCAATGCAGGATGTCAGCAAAATCCAGTAGAATCCACAACGGCAACTAAGGCGTCATCGATAAGTGGTCTTGTCCTCGATGCGGGGAGTAAACCGCTTGCCCTTGCTCGTGTCATTGACCTGGGAACGCTTGCCAAGGAAGATACTACGAAAAGTGACGGTTCCTATAAACTCCAATTACAGCTTGCGTCAAATTATAATACGTCTGTGTTCGCAATTTTGTCAGGATATGTTTCTGATACTCAAAAAGTAAGTTTAAGCCCGGGGGAAGACAAGACACCGATAAATATTCACATGACGGTGCAGGATTCCAGTAAAATAGTTTCCGGGATTTCAGGCCCAGCCGCCAGTATCATTCTTGTGAAGCAGACCGCAAACACAATTGCGCTTTGGGGAACGGGTCCAAATGTTACAAGCACTCTCACTTTTAAGGTTGTAGATTCAACAGGTACACCGGTTGTTGGAATCAATCGGAGCATGGTGAAATTTGTTTTAAGCGGTGGTCCCGGTGCTGGGGAATTTATTCGACCGGCAGCTGCACTCACAGATGCGGTTGGTGAGGTTTCTACCACTGTCACCAGTGGAACGAAACCAGGTGTTTTGCAGGTGATCGCTACGACACGAGGGGATAGCGTTAAAACAAGTCCGGTTTTTCTTGTAACGGGCCGTGGATTACCTGACAGCGCTGGTGTTTCGATCGCTGCGACTAAATTGAATATTGCCGGTCGTGTATTCTCTAACCTCACGACTTCAATCTCATTATTTGTGGGTGATAGATTTGGAAACCCTGTTGCTGATGGAACATCCATTACATTTGTTTCAAATGGAGGCATTATTATGCCTTCAGCAACAACGAAAGATGGAGTAGCAACCGTCGATTTAAAAAGTGGGGGCGCAGATGCACCTCCGGGCGGACTCGTTACAGTCTCTGCATCAACGACCGGTGATAAATCGTACAGGTTATCGGACAGTCTTATCACTCGTAAAATGCAAATCTTATTCTCGGGACCGACTCAGCCGCCAACACTTGATACAAATGCAATAAATCTTACTATTCCAAACGGAGGAATCAAGTATTTTAGTTTTACAGTTGCAGATGATTATGGAAATCCTCTCGTTGAAGGATCAACAGTCACAGTAACTGTCAAAGCGACCGATACGTTGCAAACCGATTTGGAACTTTTCAACAATACAAAGACTTTTAAAGATGGTCAATCTCGGGGCGCAACGCGCATCAGTGTAGGTGTTCATGATAAAGGAAGCGTTAAACTTGCAGGAATTCTTACCTTCGGTATTGAAATTAAAAGCCCGAATGGTGATTATTCGAATAGCAGCTGGTTTCAAGGTTATGTTGCAGGTGAAGGTGCTCCAACCGGTACTTTCAATGTGCCAACGAAAATTGAACTTGTCGATTCAATCAGTACTTTATATTTAGCAGAAACGAATATATCAGCTGAAATAAGTAAAACCTTGACCTTTGTTGTCAAAGACGCGTTAAATAATCCGATCAATGCGGCAAGTAAAACCCTTGTTACATTCTCGTTTTTAAATCAACCAGGTGGAACCACACTTTCTAAAACACAAGATTCTACAAATTCTTCTGGTAGGGTCGCGGTAAAAATTAATTCGGGAAATACATGGGGAACCGCAACAGTTGTCGCTATGACAATTGGCGAAACCGGTCTTATCTCGGCAACCTCATTGCCCATTAAAGTAGCACGAGGATTACCCGATTCAACTCGCATCTTTCTTGATATCGACAAGAAGAATATGTTCAACAAAATAGGCGCCGCACTTGGTACGTTGAGTATTAATTTAATAGATAAAGATGGCTTCCCTGCTGCTCCACAGGATGATCTCAGAGCAAGTACAACAGGTGGTTATGTCAATCCACCTTCAACAACAGAAAATGGAAAATCTTCACTGACATTAAACGGCGGATTACCTGAACCGAACGATCCGTCACCAGGTTTGGGGAATATTTTACTCTATGTACCTGTCCATGGCGGAGTGACTGTCACGAAGAGCCAGCCATTTATGTTCTCTTATGCACCTCAAATCGCTTACACGAAAACAACTATTATAGATTCGGCTGCAAATACTCTGCGAGCTTCTATTGCTGATGGCGGATCTGTCGATGTAGATTACGCAGTATGGGATAAAAATAGGAATCCCATCTCTGGTGGTAACTCTATTAAAGTTACTGTGACCGGGCCTGCAGTGCAAGAACTTGAATTAAGCGGTGATATTGATTTGACAACCACAGATACACAAGCTCCGTTAGATGCAATACATCGTTTCTCTATCAAGAATAAAAGCGGCGGAGGTAAGGGTAGCTTTGTTGTTACAATTACTGTAACGGGTGCATCTGGAACTTCAACAAGAATACTCAATGGTTATGCATTGCCGCCTGTTGCGGCAGAAAAGATCGCACTTGCCAGTGAACCACTGCGCATCTTGAATGTTCGAGGAAGCGGCAGTAATGAAACATCAACATTAACATATCAAGTCACCAACTTAACGAATAATCCCATTGATGCAAATAATGCAGTTTATGTAGATCTAAGCGTTCTTGATGTATTAGGTGGTGTTACGATATCTCCAACACGCATCCTCACAGATGGCTCGGGAAAAGCTGTCGTCACATTGACATCAGGCAACCGTTATGGAACTGTGCGAGTGGTTGCATCCTTCAATGATGGATCAACGACTATTTCTTCTCCACAGGAAGTCTTTAATGTAACCGGTCCGGCAGCTAACAATTTCGCGTTACAAATATCGAAGAATAACTTGCCGGGTGTAGGTACATCGAATCCTGCTGTTGGAATTGTGACCGCCACAGTTGCCGATTCGGTAGGCGGTTCTTTGCCGGTTGGAACGAGAGTCAATTTTAGAACGCTCAATGGAGGTGCTGTAACGAGTACAGCATTAACGGATGCTAATGGAGTAGCGACAGCTAATATTAAAGGTGGTAATATTCCCAATGATCCTGTAAGGGGAATGGGATTTGGTACTATACAGGCGTGGATGATGGGTAATAATGGAGACACTCTGAAGAAATCCATTCCATTCTTACTGTCCGGTCCTCCGGCAACGATTTATTTCACAGATGCCGCTGGATTGCCAATTACTCCGCTAAGCACTCCAATCGCGGATGGCGGATCTGAGTATGTGTACTTTAAGATCCGCGATATTAACTGGCGCCCTGTCTCGAATGACTATGCGATCTCAGTAGCGGTTGAAGGAGATAGCGGTTCCATTGATGTAAAAAATATTAGCACGATTCGTGATATAGCGAATATGAGCGATACTGCTCAAATATGTTCTTTTCAATTGATAGATAAAATTAAAGGTGGCGGGACAAGTGGTCCAATTAAAGTAACGATTACAGTATCGAATAAAGATATTGCTTCGACCAGTATAACTATTCCGGGAACGTTAGCTCCAGCGGCAGGTGCAATCTCCACGCGAGCAGCCGAGATAAACTTCGTCACAAGTTCAACAGCACCGGTGTATGTGCAGAATACAGGATTACCAAGTGCAACTACATTGACATTTGCATTGATTGATTCCAATAATCATCCCGTGACACTCTTGAAGGCGGATAATGTACTCTTTAGCATCCTGAACGGAACAGGACAGGAATGGTTGTCAAGTACTGATACGTTAAGCGATGCAAATGGACAGGTAACAACGACATTCCATACGGGTACAAAGTCCGGAACATTTATCGTAATGGCACAATTGAAGAATACACCAACGATAAAAGCGAGTACAAATGTAACTATTGTTGGAGGATTCCCGGATCCCAATAAATTTACGCTGCAATGGGCAGTAACTCCACCGGATACTTTATTGAATTTGGCAGGATTGGTATTGAACAGTGTTTTGGTCAATGTAAATATTTTAACGCTTGATAAGTATAGCAACCCGGCAAAGCCGTCAGTCATTCAGTTTGACGAAACTTCTGGTGGTTCTGTTGGAGCTGTGACGACAGATGCCAGTGGAAGGGCTAGTGCGTCTCTGTCAGGTGGAAAGCCATATCCCAATGAACCGAGTATTGGTTCTGAATATGGCCTTGTTGGTCCAAATCGTGGATTTGGATTTGGATTTGTAAAAGCGCGAACAATAACTGAGAATGGGACTTTCCTGCGCGATAGTCTGCCATTCCTCTTCACAGGTTCACCGGTCATTACAACGAATGTCGATTCGGTCATTGTCAATGATGGTGGATCAGCAGATATTACTGTTAGAATTGCTGATGTGAATGGCAAAATGTTATCAGCTTTTCCCAAAATCACAATTACGTGGAAAACAGAAGGTGTCGCAGCCGGTAGTTTTTCGACTGAAACTGATTTACCTTCAAGTTTCACGCCGACAGATAATGCCGTGTTTCCAACGACATATCATTTAAAGATTACGGATAATACTCCTAATGGCGGTATTAGCGGTCATTTTACAATTAAAATTGACGTTGATGGACCGAATGGATATAAAGCAAAAACAATTTTTGGAACTCTCTTGCCCGGTGTTTCCGGATACGCATCGAGCATTCAACTTTTAGCGGGTTCACCGAGTGCATCGACTATTTCTGTGAAGGGCACAGGAGTTACAGAGACATCGACGATGAGTTTCGTTGTAAAAGACTCATTAGGGAATCCAGTCAATCCTACACATTCTGCAACGGTTTCATTTAGTATTGTTGGTGGTCCTGGCGGTGGTGAATTTGTTTCGCCGCTATCAGCCGTCACAGATGCAAATGGGAAAGTCACAACCACGGTAAATGCTGGCACAAAAGCTGGTGTTATGCAAGTAGTTGCAACAACAACAATTAATAGTACAACTATCACATCAGCTCCAGTTCCATTAACGATAGCCAGTGGATTGGCGGATCCGGCACACTTTACGCTATGGACAGATAAATTAAATTGGACAGGAATAGGCGTTCAGATTGGAACTGTGTTTGTGCAAATGGGTGATAAATATGGCAATCCAGTTCAACCCAACACGGCTTTGTATTTCACAATTAATGGAGGTATCATTGCTTCCTCTGGCTTTACAGATGCCCTGGGTCATGCTTCAGCGAGTGTTTTTGGAGGAAATCCAAATCCTGGTATCGATACGATTACAGTATCTACTTTAGGTCAGGGTGGGGTAACAATTACACAAAAGGTTACCACAGTATACTCTGGTGTCCCAATCGTGAGGGTGGATAATACAAACCTTGGAACGATCAGTGTTGGGAGTTCTCTGTTAGTAAACTATGCAGTTGCGGATGCAAACAGAAATCCGCTTGCAAGTGGCAATACAATAGGTGTCACTGTAAGTGGTACAGCCGGTGCACTGGCGCAATTAAGTGGTGACATCTCGGTCACAACAACGGATACGAAAGATACGAACACAACGAAGTATCAGTTTACGATTGCCAACAATGTACCGCAAGGCGGGTCAGGTGGAAGCTTCACGGTGACGATTACTGTCAATGGTCCCAATGGAACAACAACCAAGATATTGACAGGAACACTGGCATCACCATTAGGGACAATCACAGCTCCGACACAAATAGTTCTTTCCACTGTGAGTAGCTCTATCATTGCAGCGAGTGGAACGGGTGGTCTCAATACATCTAATTTGACCTTCCAGGCATTGGATGCTGGAGGACGTGCTATCGGTTTAGCACAAAGTGATACAGTATTCTTCTCACTCTCGGATACAGCGGGCGGTGCGCATCTTATCCCAACCTGGGCGATGAGCGATGCAAATGGACAAGCATCAACGAAATTCTATGCAGGCACAAAATATGGCGTTCCTACGGTTTCTGCGAGATTGAAAACAATATCCTCTCAGCCGGTACCTGTAAGAATTTCCGGGCCATCATGGACGAACTTCAATGTTACAATTTCTGCCAATAACCTTCCGGGTTTATCACAGATTGGAACTATCGTGGGCAAATTAAATGCCCAAATTGGTGACACGCTTGGTAATCCAGTGCTTGCTGGTACAATTATCAAGTTTACGACAAGCGGTGGTATGGTGGATGCCTCGGCAACTACAGATGTCAATGGATCTGCGAATATCAATATATCCGGCGGTGCCACTCCGAATGAACCATCGCTTGGTGGAATTGGATGGGGGTATGTAACGGCTCAGACACAAGGAAATAGCGGAACGACATTACAGAAAAGAATTCCATTCTTATTTTCCGGTGCCCCGATCATAACGACCGTGAACGTACCATCAAATGATACTCTTATACTCCTCGATGCAGGTTATACTGATATCGATTATAAGATTGCAGATGGTAATGGGAATCCCCTTGCGGCAGGTAATGCTGTGCAGGTGACTGTTTCTGGAGCCGATGCAAGTGAGATTGGTTTAAGTAATTATGTTGATTTCTCGACGAATGGTACAACAGATATCAATCAAACGACCTACCGTGTAAGAATTGCTGATAATCTTCCATCGTCTGGAACGGGTGGTTATTTTGATATATCAATTAAGGTCAGTGGTCCCAATGGAATTAGCATAAGACAATTCCACGGATATCTCCGCGCTCCCGGGGCAATCACTCCACCATCTCCGTCTGCGAAGATGCCCGCACAAATTGCATTTGTGAGTGTCTCTTCAACGGATATTTATGTTTCCGGAACAGGTTCTACAGAGACTTCTGCTATTACGTATGAAGTGCGCGATTCTCTGGGAACGTTGATCGATACACATCCAAGAGCATTTGCACAATTTACTATACAGTTTTTCCCGAATACATATACGAACACAGGCACACAACCTCGATTAATTCCGAACGCTGACAGCACAGACGATAATGCACGCTTACATGTTTCTATAGCCAGCGGCACGCAGGCAGGGATAATTCAAGTGTATGCGAAGATAGATCTTGGTGGAGGAAAAATAGTTACATCTCAACCTGTGAAGATATCAGTTCATGCAGGATTTGCAGATCAGCGTCATTTCACATTAGCACCCAAATCTTTCAACTTCGGTGGACTTGAGACTGCATTTTGGCCTGATCAAATGACTGTTCAAGTTGTTGATAAATACAGCAATCCAGTTCTTCCTGGTACGGCCGTCTATTTCAATACAATGCATGGCGCGATCGGAACAGGTAAGAGCGGATTAAACAGTATTGGTACTACGGATATTGATGGATTTGTTAATCAAACCTTATGGTCAAGTAATCCATTTCCTGAATTCGCAGATACCATAAATCTCGGTCCCGGTTTTTCATGGGTTTATGCCCGCACGTTAGGAGAATCTGCAACTTGGGTTGTGGATTCAGCGCTGGTAATATGGACAGGTCAACCTATCATTTCAAATCTGACAGGTCCAGCGACATATACTATAGGTAATGGTGGTTCTGCAGGTCCTTGGACATTTACAATTGCCGATAAATACGGGCATCCAATGTCCTCAGGAACAAAAATAACCGTTGCTGGCGCCGGTCTGTCGATCGATGGTGATGCCAACTTGACAATGCCTGATATAGGACCAAGTCAAACAACATTTATTGTCCCTACAGGAGCTGGAATCACTTCATTTACCATCGTTGTTTCTGATGCTGATGCAGGTACAGTTGCTGTACCTCCTATCAAATCGCTGCTTACCATTACCATCGTTCATCCTGTCTATGGTACATTTACGAGAGTAATAGCTTCTGGGACGGTGCAATGATATAAGCATTTAAAAGAGAACAAAATGAAAAGCTCCGATTGGGGAATTCTCAATCGGAGCTTCTTTGTTTACAAGTGCAGGATTGTTCTACTGTTTTTTCTACCGCTGCAATGCTTTGTAGCTTGCCTTGATAGTTTTCTCTATGAGCCGTTCAGAATGAGCCGTGGAGATAAACACTGTTTCAAACTGTGATGGTGGTAAATAAATTCCATGCTCTAGCATCGCGTTAAAATACGACGAGAATTTTGCTGTATCAGATGTTTTTGCAGAGTCATAGTCAGTCACGGGCCTCGAAGTAAAAAAGAGTGTAAACATCGATCCTACTCGATTAAAAGTATAGCCAAGTCCTAACTTTTGTAAATTCTCTCGTACTCCTTCTTCGAGTTGTGCAGATCGCTGTTCAAGCTGTTTGTAGATCATCTTATTAGTATGAAGAATGCGCAGCATGGTAAATCCAGCCGCCATTGCCAGTGGATTTCCAGAAAGCGTTCCGGCTTGGTACATTGGTCCGGCAGGAGCCACCATCTGCATAATTTCTTTTTTCCCGCCGTATGCACCAACAGGAAGTCCGCCCCCAATAATCTTGCCAAGCGTAGTTAAATCCGGTTGAATATCATAGAGTGCTTGTGCTCCGCCAATTGCAACTCGAAACCCTGTCATCACTTCGTCAAAAATAAGCAGGGCATTGAACTCGTTGCACAGCGAACGCAATCCCTGCAGGAATCCTTCAGCAGGCGGCACGCAGCCCATATTGCCCGCCACCGGCTCTACAATAATTGCTGCAATTTGATCTTTATTTTCTTCAAACGCCGTTCGCACTGATGCGAGATCGTTGTACCGAGCTGTCAGTGTATTCACTGCAATCATTGCTGGAACACCGGGACTATCGGGAACGCCAAGTGTCATTGCACCTGAACCAGCTTTGATTAAAAAAGAATCGCCATGTCCATGGTAGCATCCTTCGAACTTAATAATTTTATCCTTTCCGGTGAAGGCACGGGCCAATCGGATGACGCTCATCGTCGCTTCAGTGCCGGAATTTACCATCCGTACTCTCTCAAGGGAAGGAACGATTTTGGTGATGAGCTCTGCCATCTTAACCTCAAGACTTGTCGGCGCACCGAAGCTGGTACCGCGTTTTACAGCTTCCCGTATGGCTTTGAGTATTGCAGGATTTGCATGGCCGAGAAGCATTGGTCCCCACGAACCTACGTAATCGATATATTTGTTTCGATCTTCATCCCAAATATACGCTGCGCTTGCACGCTTTATAAAGAGCGGAGTTCGTCCGACTGATTTAAAAGCACGTACTGGAGAATTCACACCGCCGGGGATACAGTTTTGAGCTTTAGCAAATAATTTGTTGGATTTTGTTGTTTTAAATCGCCGTCTCAGAATTCGTCGTTGCATAGAAAATTCTCTTTCGTTATTACTTTTTTTCGCTTAACACTTTTGCTGCATCTTTTGCAAAGTAGGTGAGAATCATATCCGCGCCGGCTCGCTTGATGCTCGTCAGAACTTCCATCATGACTCGCGGTTCGTCAATCCATCCGTTCCGGCCTGCCGCTTTAATCATCGAATATTCGCCGCTCACGTTATATGCAGCTGTGGGCATTTGAAATCGGTCTTTCACACGACGAATAACATCAAGATATGATAATGCCGGCTTCACCATCACAATATCCGCGCCTTCACGAATATCCTGCTCAACTTCGCGTAATGCTTCATCACTGTTGGCGGGATCCATTTGATGCGACCGGCGGTCGCCAAATTTTGGTGTACTTTCTGCCGCTTCACGGAATGGTCCATAAAACCCGGATGCGTACTTTGCCGCGTATGACATGATTGGAATATTATGGAAATCATTACCATCAAGTATTTGACGGATAACTTTCACCCTCCCATCGAACATATCCGATGGAGCAATGATATCCGCACCGGCTTGGGCATGCGTCAATGCTTCCTTGGCCAGCAATTCGATGGAAGCATCATTTAAAATTTCGTTACCGCACACGATACCACAATGACCGTGCGATGTGTATTCGCAAAGGCACACATCTGTGATGACCACTAAATCTGGAACTTCCTTTTTTAGTGCACGGACAGCAGTTTGAACGATGCCATGTTCGTCATACGCGCTGCTTCCAACGACATCCTTCTGGTCGGGAATACCAAAGAGAATAACGGCAGGAATACCAAGCGCTTTCACTTCTGTGCACTCGCGTACAAGTTCATCCACGGAGAGCTGAAATACTCCCGGCATAGATCCAATTTCTTTCCGGAATTTTACCCCGGGAACAACGAAGAGTGGATAGATGAAATCGTTGACAGAAAGTTCAATCTCACGTATCATGGAACGGAGTGCTTCTGTCATTCGTGTGCGTCGGAACCGGCGAAATGGTTCGGCGGGTGTGCTCTTGGAGTAACCGATAGAAATGTTTTTTTCATTCAT is part of the Ignavibacteriales bacterium genome and harbors:
- the hemL gene encoding glutamate-1-semialdehyde 2,1-aminomutase; this encodes MQRRILRRRFKTTKSNKLFAKAQNCIPGGVNSPVRAFKSVGRTPLFIKRASAAYIWDEDRNKYIDYVGSWGPMLLGHANPAILKAIREAVKRGTSFGAPTSLEVKMAELITKIVPSLERVRMVNSGTEATMSVIRLARAFTGKDKIIKFEGCYHGHGDSFLIKAGSGAMTLGVPDSPGVPAMIAVNTLTARYNDLASVRTAFEENKDQIAAIIVEPVAGNMGCVPPAEGFLQGLRSLCNEFNALLIFDEVMTGFRVAIGGAQALYDIQPDLTTLGKIIGGGLPVGAYGGKKEIMQMVAPAGPMYQAGTLSGNPLAMAAGFTMLRILHTNKMIYKQLEQRSAQLEEGVRENLQKLGLGYTFNRVGSMFTLFFTSRPVTDYDSAKTSDTAKFSSYFNAMLEHGIYLPPSQFETVFISTAHSERLIEKTIKASYKALQR
- the hemB gene encoding porphobilinogen synthase; this translates as MNEKNISIGYSKSTPAEPFRRFRRTRMTEALRSMIREIELSVNDFIYPLFVVPGVKFRKEIGSMPGVFQLSVDELVRECTEVKALGIPAVILFGIPDQKDVVGSSAYDEHGIVQTAVRALKKEVPDLVVITDVCLCEYTSHGHCGIVCGNEILNDASIELLAKEALTHAQAGADIIAPSDMFDGRVKVIRQILDGNDFHNIPIMSYAAKYASGFYGPFREAAESTPKFGDRRSHQMDPANSDEALREVEQDIREGADIVMVKPALSYLDVIRRVKDRFQMPTAAYNVSGEYSMIKAAGRNGWIDEPRVMMEVLTSIKRAGADMILTYFAKDAAKVLSEKK
- a CDS encoding Ig-like domain-containing protein — protein: MNLRSYLFLCGLTFLLLNAGCQQNPVESTTATKASSISGLVLDAGSKPLALARVIDLGTLAKEDTTKSDGSYKLQLQLASNYNTSVFAILSGYVSDTQKVSLSPGEDKTPINIHMTVQDSSKIVSGISGPAASIILVKQTANTIALWGTGPNVTSTLTFKVVDSTGTPVVGINRSMVKFVLSGGPGAGEFIRPAAALTDAVGEVSTTVTSGTKPGVLQVIATTRGDSVKTSPVFLVTGRGLPDSAGVSIAATKLNIAGRVFSNLTTSISLFVGDRFGNPVADGTSITFVSNGGIIMPSATTKDGVATVDLKSGGADAPPGGLVTVSASTTGDKSYRLSDSLITRKMQILFSGPTQPPTLDTNAINLTIPNGGIKYFSFTVADDYGNPLVEGSTVTVTVKATDTLQTDLELFNNTKTFKDGQSRGATRISVGVHDKGSVKLAGILTFGIEIKSPNGDYSNSSWFQGYVAGEGAPTGTFNVPTKIELVDSISTLYLAETNISAEISKTLTFVVKDALNNPINAASKTLVTFSFLNQPGGTTLSKTQDSTNSSGRVAVKINSGNTWGTATVVAMTIGETGLISATSLPIKVARGLPDSTRIFLDIDKKNMFNKIGAALGTLSINLIDKDGFPAAPQDDLRASTTGGYVNPPSTTENGKSSLTLNGGLPEPNDPSPGLGNILLYVPVHGGVTVTKSQPFMFSYAPQIAYTKTTIIDSAANTLRASIADGGSVDVDYAVWDKNRNPISGGNSIKVTVTGPAVQELELSGDIDLTTTDTQAPLDAIHRFSIKNKSGGGKGSFVVTITVTGASGTSTRILNGYALPPVAAEKIALASEPLRILNVRGSGSNETSTLTYQVTNLTNNPIDANNAVYVDLSVLDVLGGVTISPTRILTDGSGKAVVTLTSGNRYGTVRVVASFNDGSTTISSPQEVFNVTGPAANNFALQISKNNLPGVGTSNPAVGIVTATVADSVGGSLPVGTRVNFRTLNGGAVTSTALTDANGVATANIKGGNIPNDPVRGMGFGTIQAWMMGNNGDTLKKSIPFLLSGPPATIYFTDAAGLPITPLSTPIADGGSEYVYFKIRDINWRPVSNDYAISVAVEGDSGSIDVKNISTIRDIANMSDTAQICSFQLIDKIKGGGTSGPIKVTITVSNKDIASTSITIPGTLAPAAGAISTRAAEINFVTSSTAPVYVQNTGLPSATTLTFALIDSNNHPVTLLKADNVLFSILNGTGQEWLSSTDTLSDANGQVTTTFHTGTKSGTFIVMAQLKNTPTIKASTNVTIVGGFPDPNKFTLQWAVTPPDTLLNLAGLVLNSVLVNVNILTLDKYSNPAKPSVIQFDETSGGSVGAVTTDASGRASASLSGGKPYPNEPSIGSEYGLVGPNRGFGFGFVKARTITENGTFLRDSLPFLFTGSPVITTNVDSVIVNDGGSADITVRIADVNGKMLSAFPKITITWKTEGVAAGSFSTETDLPSSFTPTDNAVFPTTYHLKITDNTPNGGISGHFTIKIDVDGPNGYKAKTIFGTLLPGVSGYASSIQLLAGSPSASTISVKGTGVTETSTMSFVVKDSLGNPVNPTHSATVSFSIVGGPGGGEFVSPLSAVTDANGKVTTTVNAGTKAGVMQVVATTTINSTTITSAPVPLTIASGLADPAHFTLWTDKLNWTGIGVQIGTVFVQMGDKYGNPVQPNTALYFTINGGIIASSGFTDALGHASASVFGGNPNPGIDTITVSTLGQGGVTITQKVTTVYSGVPIVRVDNTNLGTISVGSSLLVNYAVADANRNPLASGNTIGVTVSGTAGALAQLSGDISVTTTDTKDTNTTKYQFTIANNVPQGGSGGSFTVTITVNGPNGTTTKILTGTLASPLGTITAPTQIVLSTVSSSIIAASGTGGLNTSNLTFQALDAGGRAIGLAQSDTVFFSLSDTAGGAHLIPTWAMSDANGQASTKFYAGTKYGVPTVSARLKTISSQPVPVRISGPSWTNFNVTISANNLPGLSQIGTIVGKLNAQIGDTLGNPVLAGTIIKFTTSGGMVDASATTDVNGSANINISGGATPNEPSLGGIGWGYVTAQTQGNSGTTLQKRIPFLFSGAPIITTVNVPSNDTLILLDAGYTDIDYKIADGNGNPLAAGNAVQVTVSGADASEIGLSNYVDFSTNGTTDINQTTYRVRIADNLPSSGTGGYFDISIKVSGPNGISIRQFHGYLRAPGAITPPSPSAKMPAQIAFVSVSSTDIYVSGTGSTETSAITYEVRDSLGTLIDTHPRAFAQFTIQFFPNTYTNTGTQPRLIPNADSTDDNARLHVSIASGTQAGIIQVYAKIDLGGGKIVTSQPVKISVHAGFADQRHFTLAPKSFNFGGLETAFWPDQMTVQVVDKYSNPVLPGTAVYFNTMHGAIGTGKSGLNSIGTTDIDGFVNQTLWSSNPFPEFADTINLGPGFSWVYARTLGESATWVVDSALVIWTGQPIISNLTGPATYTIGNGGSAGPWTFTIADKYGHPMSSGTKITVAGAGLSIDGDANLTMPDIGPSQTTFIVPTGAGITSFTIVVSDADAGTVAVPPIKSLLTITIVHPVYGTFTRVIASGTVQ